In Chrysemys picta bellii isolate R12L10 chromosome 3, ASM1138683v2, whole genome shotgun sequence, a single genomic region encodes these proteins:
- the SYNE1 gene encoding nesprin-1 isoform X19: MVVGEDLCAVRMAEDCSVDSDLPDCNCDVTRVKKLKETLVAVQQLDKNMNSLRSWLAHIESELSKPIVYETCDSEEIQRKLNEQQELQRDIEKHSTGVASVLNLCEVLLHDCDACATETECDSIQQATRNLDRRWRNICAMSMERRLKIEETWRLWQKFLDDYSRFEDWLKISERTAAFPSSSGVVYTVAKEELKKFEAFQRQVHESLTQLELINKQYRRLARENRTDSACSLKQMVHEGNQRWDNLQKRVTSILRRLKHFIGQREEFETSRDNILVWLTEMDLQLTNIEHFSECDVQAKIKQLKAFQQEISLNNNKVDQIIVQGEQLIEKSEPIDAAVIEEELDELRHYCQEVFGRVERYHKKLIRLPLTDDEHDLSDREVDLDESADLSDIHWHDKSADSILFPHPSSNLSLSLAQPMRSERSGRDTPASVDSIPLEWDHDYDLSRDLETAVSRALHLEEEEGQEDKDFYLRGAASIAGEPGALETHIRQLDKALDTSRFQIQQTENIIRSKTPTGPELDSSYKGYMKLLGECSGSIDSVKRLGYKLKEEEEKLSGFINLNSTETQTAGVIDRWELIQAQALSKELRMKQNLQQWQQFNSDLNNIWVWLVETEEELEKLCHLDLSTDIQTIELRIKKLKELQKAVDNRKAIVLSINLCSSEFTQSDSEESKKLQERLSQMNMRWERVCSMIEEWRCSLQDALMQCQDFHEMSHGLLLWLENIDRRKNEILPINPNQDLDTLQDHHRLLMQIRRELLESQLKVVSLQDMSCQLLVNAEGKDCLEAKEKVHVIGNRLKLLLKEVTHHIKDLEKILDISSSQLDLSSWSSADELDTSGSLSPVSGRSTPSRQRTPRGKCSVSQPGPSVSSPHSRSIRGGSDSSHSETLAAQQHPSFFLRVLRAALPLQLLLLLLIGLACLVPVTEEDYSCTLSNNFARSFHPMLRYTNGPPPL; the protein is encoded by the exons GAACTCCAAAGGGACATAGAGAAACACAGCACTGGAGTTGCATCTGTTCTCAACCTGTGTGAGGTGCTGCTCCATGACTGTGATGCTTGTGCCACAGAAACAGAGTGCGACTCCATCCAGCAGGCCACCCGGAACCTGGACAGAAGATGGAGAAACATCTGTGCAATGTCAATGGAAAGGCGACTTAA AATTGAAGAGACGTGGCGACTGTGGCAAAAGTTCTTAGATGACTATTCTCGCTTTGAAGACTGGCTGAAAATTTCAGAGAGGACAGCTGCCTTTCCTAGCTCCTCTGGTGTGGTGTATACGGTTGCCAAGGAAGAGCTAAAGAAATTTGAG GCCTTCCAAAGACAAGTGCATGAAAGTCTGACACAGCTGGAACTGATTAATAAACAGTACCGCCGCCTGGCCCGAGAAAACCGCACTGACTCTGCTTGCAGCCTCAAACAGATGGTCCATGAAGGGAACCAGAGATGGGACAACTTACAAAAGCGAGTCACTTCTATCCTGCGCAGGCTAAAA CATTTTATTGGCCAGCGTGAGGAGTTTGAGACATCACGTGACAACATTCTGGTCTGGCTAACAGAGATGGATCTGCAGTTGACCAATATTGAACATTTCTCAGAGTGCGACGTCCAAGCAAAGATAAAGCAACTCAAG GCTTTCCAGCAAGAGATCTCCCTGAACAACAATAAAGTTGACCAGATAATTGTCCAGGGTGAGCAGCTGATAGAGAAAAGCGAACCCATAGATGCAGCTGTCATTGAAGAAGAATTGGATGAGCTCCGGCATTACTGTCAAGAGGTCTTTGGTCGTGTGGAACGCTACCACAAGAAGTTGATCCGCCTTCCT CTGACAGACGATGAACATGACCTCTCTGACAGAGAGGTGGATCTGGATGAATCAGCAGATCTCTCTGACATACACTGGCACGACAAATCTGCAGACAGTATTCTgttcccacacccctcctccaaCCTCTCACTGTCACTTGCCCAACCGATGAGAAGTGAGCGGTCAGGGCGGGATACTCCTGCAAGTGTAGATTCCATCCCTTTGGAATGGGATCATGACTATGACCTCAGTCGGGACTTGGAGACAGCCGTTTCGAGGGCACTGCActtagaggaggaggaaggacaaGAAGACAAAGATTTCTATCTTAGGGGAGCAGCTAGTATAGCAG GAGAACCAGGTGCCTTGGAAACACACATCCGTCAACTGGACAAGGCCTTAGACACTAGTCGTTTCcaaatacagcaaacagaaaatatcattcgCAGCAAAACACCCACAGGACCGGAACTAGATTCCAGTTACAAAGGATAT atgaAGCTACTGGGTGAGTGCAGTGGCAGCATAGACTCAGTAAAAAGGCTTGGTTACAAactgaaagaggaagaggagaagctCTCTGGATTTATAAACCTGAATAGTACTGAAACACAAACAGCTG GTGTGATTGATCGCTGGGAGTTAATCCAGGCCCAAGCTCTAAGCAAGGAACTCAGAATGAAACAGAACCTTCAGCAATGGCAGCAGTTCAACTCTGACCTGAACAACATTTGGGTTTGGTTAGTGGAGACTGAAGAGGAGCTAGAGAAACTCTGTCATCTTGATCTCAGCACCGACATACAAACCATTGAGCTCCGAATCAAAAAACTGAAA GAGTTGCAGAAAGCTGTTGATAACCGCAAAGCGATCGTCCTGTCCATCAACCTGTGCAGCTCCGAATTCACTCAATCTGATAGCGAAGAAAGCAAGAAGCTGCAGGAGCGCCTATCTCAGATGAACATGCGCTGGGAACGTGTATGCAGTATGATTGAAGAATGGCGTTGCTCACTGCAGGATGCGCTAATGCAATGTCAG GATTTCCATGAAATGAGCCATGGTTTGCTGCTTTGGTTGGAGAACATTGACAGAAGAAAAAATGAGATCTTGCCTATTAATCCAAACCAAGACTTGGACACTCTGCAGGATCATCACAGACTGCTAATG CAAATCAGACGCGAGTTGCTAGAGTCTCAGCTGAAAGTGGTGTCACTCCAAGATATGTCCTGCCAACTGCTGGTCAATGCTGAAGGCAAGGACTGCCTGGAAGCTAAAGAGAAAGTCCATGTCATTGGAAACCGACTCAAGCTCCTACTGAAGGAGGTCACACATCACATCAAGGACCTAGAGAAAATCTTAGACATCTCAAGCAGTCAACTG GATTTGTCTTCATGGTCCTCAGCTGATGAACTGGACACTTCAGGATCCCTCAGTCCTGTATCTGGAAGAAGCACCCCAAGCAGACAGAGAACG CCACGGGGCAAATGTAGTGTCTCACAGCCTGGACCCTCTGTCAGCAGTCCACACAGCAG GTCCATAAGAGGTGGCTCAGATTCCTCCCATTCTGAGACACTGGCAGCTCAGCAGCACCCATCCTTCTTCCTGAGAGTCCTCAGAGCTGCTCTACCACTTCAGCTTCTTCTGCTGCTCTTGATTGGTCTTGCCTGCCTTGTACCAGTGACTGAGGAGGACTACAGCTGTACCCTATCGAATAATTTTGCCCGGTCCTTCCACCCCATGTTAAGATATACTAATGGCCCTCCTCCTTTATGA